Proteins co-encoded in one Candidatus Abyssobacteria bacterium SURF_5 genomic window:
- a CDS encoding glucose 1-dehydrogenase has protein sequence MKNNPFSVEGRVAIVTGGGTGIGRAISEALALSGANVVICSRKAEHLRDTAKKIEELGRKSLALTCDVRKEEEVRNVVEQTVKKFGKLDILVNNAGASFVCPIEDVSLNGWNAIFGINSTGVFLFSKVACQEMKKQNRGVIVNIASIAGRDGAPMMAPYGAAKAAVINLTRALAVEFAQYNIRVNCIAPGMIITEAVQQQMGITPESTQEHFQSLPLKRWGNPEEIAWPAVFLASDASSYMTGEMISVDGGPRAFEGV, from the coding sequence ATGAAGAACAATCCATTCAGCGTAGAGGGCCGAGTCGCAATTGTAACCGGCGGAGGGACCGGCATCGGCAGGGCGATATCCGAAGCGCTCGCCCTCTCCGGCGCCAACGTCGTAATCTGCAGTCGAAAGGCCGAACACCTGCGCGACACGGCGAAGAAGATCGAGGAATTGGGCAGGAAATCTTTGGCGTTGACGTGCGACGTGCGAAAAGAGGAGGAAGTAAGGAACGTCGTTGAACAAACCGTTAAGAAATTCGGAAAGCTTGATATCCTTGTCAATAACGCCGGCGCCAGTTTCGTTTGCCCGATTGAAGATGTCAGCCTCAACGGATGGAACGCGATTTTCGGCATCAACTCGACCGGCGTCTTTCTTTTCTCGAAGGTTGCCTGTCAGGAGATGAAGAAGCAAAACCGCGGCGTCATCGTGAATATCGCTTCAATCGCCGGCCGCGATGGCGCCCCCATGATGGCGCCATACGGAGCCGCCAAAGCGGCGGTAATCAATCTGACCAGAGCACTCGCGGTCGAATTCGCTCAATACAATATCCGCGTAAACTGCATTGCTCCGGGAATGATCATCACCGAGGCCGTGCAACAACAAATGGGCATCACGCCCGAATCCACACAGGAGCATTTTCAATCGCTGCCCTTGAAGCGGTGGGGAAATCCTGAAGAGATAGCGTGGCCGGCCGTGTTTCTTGCCTCCGATGCCTCCAGCTACATGACCGGTGAGATGATCAGCGTCGATGGCGGCCCGAGAGCTTTTGAAGGCGTCTGA
- the scpB gene encoding SMC-Scp complex subunit ScpB, protein MEEPVTPEPIPEDAAARPEEEAPSAEKEDVLQTPSASELTDDQIRSIMEVLLLVSDRPLSVTKIQEVMDGLQKPKIYEVIEQVRRHLTENGFPFQVREVANGYLLSTMPEFAPWVRKFYAPKLKTSKLSQAALETLAVIAYKQPITRAEIEAIRGVNIDSTLRTLVEKRLVEIVGYKDVIGKPATYGTTNDFLLQFGLKALSDLPTIEELRSLNSGP, encoded by the coding sequence ATGGAAGAACCCGTTACTCCAGAGCCTATTCCTGAAGATGCAGCCGCTCGACCGGAAGAGGAGGCTCCGTCCGCTGAGAAGGAGGATGTTTTACAGACTCCGTCCGCTTCCGAACTGACGGATGACCAGATTCGCTCGATCATGGAGGTGCTCCTGCTTGTCAGCGACCGGCCTTTGTCGGTAACAAAAATCCAGGAAGTCATGGACGGGCTGCAGAAACCAAAGATATATGAAGTCATCGAGCAGGTGCGCCGCCATCTTACGGAGAATGGCTTTCCCTTTCAGGTGAGAGAGGTGGCAAACGGATACCTGCTGTCCACGATGCCGGAATTTGCCCCTTGGGTCAGAAAATTTTATGCGCCAAAGCTGAAAACTTCAAAGCTGTCGCAGGCGGCCTTGGAGACGCTGGCTGTGATCGCGTATAAACAACCTATCACGCGCGCCGAAATCGAGGCCATCAGGGGCGTCAACATTGACAGCACCTTACGGACGCTCGTCGAGAAACGCCTTGTCGAAATCGTCGGTTATAAAGATGTCATCGGCAAACCCGCCACCTACGGCACCACCAATGATTTTCTCCTGCAGTTTGGCCTGAAAGCGCTGAGCGATCTGCCCACAATCGAGGAATTACGCTCCCTCAATTCCGGCCCATGA
- the proB gene encoding glutamate 5-kinase, with protein MNLNDIDLLVVKIGTTLISSPTEFLDRNKMRPIVEDLAHLRKRGVKIILVSSGAIGAGMAILGLKSRPKLLPQKQAAAAIGQSKLMHFYKELFNECDLHVAQVLLTRDDLDDRRKYLNARNTLSTLLGYESIIPIINENDTVAVDEIKFGDNDTLAAVVASKMEADLLVILSNVDGLYDCDPRKSKSPKLIEEVTDLSDDIRRICGAASAETSVGGMKSKVEAARIASFSGIAMILANGERSHILKQIFENDVKCTYFRPKNEWVNGRKRWIAFGAAPHGNIKIDEGACSALLRKCRSLLPSGIIDVSGKFARGDTISIVDAGSREIARGLTNYSADEILQIKGSHTSKIAEILGHKDYDEVVHRDNLVVLEGNRPQSQEKEK; from the coding sequence ATCAACTTGAATGACATCGATCTGCTTGTGGTGAAGATCGGCACCACGCTCATCTCGTCTCCGACCGAATTTCTCGATCGAAACAAGATGCGTCCGATCGTGGAGGACTTGGCGCATCTGCGAAAGCGCGGCGTTAAGATCATTCTGGTCTCATCCGGTGCAATTGGAGCCGGAATGGCCATTCTCGGGCTGAAAAGCCGTCCGAAGCTGCTCCCGCAAAAACAAGCCGCCGCCGCCATCGGGCAAAGCAAGCTCATGCATTTCTATAAGGAACTGTTTAATGAGTGCGACCTGCACGTAGCACAGGTCCTGCTCACGAGAGACGACCTCGACGACAGGCGAAAATACCTGAATGCGCGCAACACCCTGTCGACACTGCTCGGGTATGAATCGATTATCCCGATAATCAATGAAAACGATACGGTCGCCGTAGACGAAATCAAGTTCGGCGATAACGATACGCTGGCGGCCGTCGTCGCCTCCAAGATGGAGGCCGACCTGCTCGTCATCCTCTCGAACGTAGACGGCCTCTATGATTGCGACCCGCGCAAATCGAAAAGCCCAAAACTGATTGAAGAAGTAACGGACCTCTCGGACGACATCCGCAGAATTTGCGGGGCGGCATCGGCGGAAACCTCGGTTGGAGGAATGAAATCCAAAGTGGAAGCCGCCAGGATCGCCTCGTTTTCCGGCATTGCAATGATCCTGGCCAACGGCGAGCGAAGCCATATTCTAAAACAGATATTTGAGAATGACGTCAAGTGCACGTATTTCCGTCCGAAGAACGAGTGGGTCAACGGGCGCAAGCGCTGGATCGCCTTTGGCGCCGCACCGCACGGGAACATCAAAATCGATGAAGGGGCATGCAGCGCCTTGCTTCGGAAGTGCCGCAGCCTGCTCCCTTCGGGAATCATCGACGTGAGCGGCAAATTCGCGCGTGGCGATACCATCAGTATCGTCGACGCCGGGAGCCGCGAGATAGCGCGAGGATTGACGAATTATTCGGCGGACGAAATTCTTCAGATAAAGGGGAGCCACACAAGCAAGATAGCGGAGATTTTGGGCCATAAGGATTACGACGAAGTGGTGCACCGGGATAACCTGGTGGTCTTGGAGGGAAACCGGCCGCAGTCGCAGGAGAAAGAAAAATGA
- the obgE gene encoding GTPase ObgE, with the protein MFIDRVKIKVQAGDGGNGCVSFRREKYVPRGGPDGGNGGDGGSVILKVDPSVATLVDLKYNPLQRAQRGEHGKGKNKDGRRGEDIFVSVPPGTVVHDEETGEVLADLIREGQTCIAARGGQGGRGNRSLANFHNRLPRFAELGEPGEERSLRLELKILADIAIIGLPNSGKSTLLSKITEAHPRIANYPFTTLSPNLGVVDAEDYKRFVVADIPGLIEGAHKGVGLGHDFLRHIERTKVLVVLLDGAESDPVTDYQILTNELRLHNETLTRKPQIITINKMDREGSKKKWTAARKKLVKYKFPLAAVSALTGEGLDELVRLMTAAVEHEREQRPEPAPLLEMSKRYTFRPEIGVRKRGRVFEVSGDKPEKWVMMTDFENDEAVNHLRRRLSHLDLDAALKREGAEGKTVLRIKDHEFEYQLE; encoded by the coding sequence ATGTTCATCGACAGAGTAAAAATCAAGGTACAGGCCGGCGACGGCGGCAATGGGTGCGTAAGCTTCAGGCGCGAGAAGTACGTCCCGCGCGGCGGTCCCGACGGCGGCAATGGCGGCGACGGCGGCAGCGTCATCTTGAAGGTGGACCCATCCGTTGCCACGCTGGTCGACCTGAAGTATAACCCCCTCCAACGCGCACAGCGCGGCGAACACGGTAAAGGGAAAAACAAGGACGGCAGGCGCGGAGAGGATATTTTTGTTTCCGTTCCACCCGGCACAGTCGTCCATGACGAGGAGACCGGGGAGGTACTGGCCGACCTCATTCGCGAAGGCCAAACATGTATTGCCGCACGCGGCGGACAGGGAGGCAGAGGCAATCGCAGCCTGGCCAACTTCCACAACCGCCTCCCCCGCTTTGCCGAACTGGGCGAGCCGGGCGAGGAAAGGTCGCTGCGGCTCGAACTGAAGATACTTGCGGATATCGCGATTATCGGGCTCCCCAATTCCGGCAAATCAACTCTTCTTTCAAAAATCACCGAGGCTCACCCCCGAATTGCGAATTATCCATTTACCACGCTTTCGCCGAACCTGGGAGTGGTGGACGCCGAAGACTACAAACGCTTTGTTGTCGCCGATATCCCGGGCCTGATCGAGGGCGCACATAAAGGCGTCGGCCTCGGCCACGATTTCCTCAGGCACATCGAGCGGACAAAGGTGCTGGTTGTCCTTCTTGACGGCGCCGAATCCGATCCGGTCACAGATTACCAAATCCTCACGAACGAACTCCGGCTGCACAACGAGACCCTCACCAGAAAGCCGCAGATTATAACCATCAACAAAATGGACCGCGAAGGCTCCAAGAAAAAATGGACTGCGGCAAGGAAAAAATTGGTAAAATATAAATTCCCGCTGGCGGCGGTTTCCGCTTTAACCGGCGAAGGACTCGATGAATTGGTGCGCCTGATGACCGCCGCTGTCGAGCACGAGAGGGAACAGCGACCCGAGCCGGCGCCTTTGCTGGAAATGAGCAAACGCTACACGTTTCGCCCCGAGATCGGCGTGCGCAAGCGCGGCCGCGTTTTCGAGGTCTCAGGTGATAAGCCGGAAAAATGGGTCATGATGACCGACTTTGAGAACGATGAGGCGGTGAACCACTTGCGGCGCAGACTATCGCACCTGGATCTCGATGCCGCCCTGAAGCGAGAAGGAGCCGAGGGAAAAACTGTCCTGAGAATAAAGGACCACGAATTTGAATATCAACTTGAATGA
- a CDS encoding 50S ribosomal protein L27, producing the protein MAHKKAGGSSRNGRDSNSQRLGVKRYGGQVVKAGNILVRQRGTVFLPGTNVGLGRDHTLFAKIDGCVSFIRAGKNKQKICVYPVQT; encoded by the coding sequence TTGGCACATAAGAAAGCCGGCGGCAGCTCGCGCAATGGGCGCGACAGTAATTCACAGCGACTTGGGGTGAAACGATACGGCGGACAAGTGGTGAAAGCGGGCAATATTCTCGTGCGCCAGCGCGGCACGGTGTTTCTTCCGGGAACAAACGTCGGTCTCGGCCGCGATCACACCCTATTTGCAAAAATCGACGGTTGCGTCAGCTTTATTCGAGCAGGCAAGAACAAGCAGAAAATCTGCGTCTACCCCGTGCAAACTTAA
- a CDS encoding GAF domain-containing protein — MTVDHEEFKLLTDTLRSREEEIQVCKREISQREDQLKILKQELQQTRRKLEEKIERLSTLIGVGSSINSTLDLDQLLTYLMACATKVMKAKDSSLMLVDDRTNELVFKIALGEKGKQVQEFRLKMGQGIAGQVALTGQPIVVSDAERDQRWERAIDLATGFETKSIMCVPIKLRDKIVGVIEVLNAGYSGPLSEEDLDIFSAFANTAAIALQNARLFAAIQYSLEHICDLLKSGALMTDESGELVMINTIARELLGFSNGDAVTTRDIAELKADKSISSLLQAAFDQAKPVKEVVQLGQDGGKKVQVDVAPVIDPNGMKIGTVAVLNEV, encoded by the coding sequence ATGACCGTTGATCACGAAGAATTCAAACTCCTCACAGATACTCTTCGCAGTCGGGAGGAGGAGATTCAAGTCTGCAAACGCGAGATCTCGCAGCGGGAGGATCAGCTCAAGATACTCAAGCAGGAGCTGCAGCAGACTCGCAGAAAGCTTGAGGAGAAGATCGAGCGGCTGTCAACCTTGATCGGCGTCGGCAGCAGCATCAATTCAACCCTCGATCTCGATCAATTACTCACGTATCTGATGGCATGCGCAACAAAAGTAATGAAAGCCAAAGACAGCAGCTTGATGCTCGTGGACGACCGCACAAACGAGCTGGTTTTTAAGATTGCCCTCGGTGAAAAAGGAAAGCAGGTGCAGGAGTTTCGCCTGAAAATGGGGCAGGGAATCGCGGGGCAAGTAGCCCTGACCGGTCAACCGATCGTGGTATCGGATGCGGAGAGAGATCAGCGGTGGGAAAGGGCGATCGATCTGGCTACCGGATTCGAGACAAAATCCATTATGTGCGTGCCCATAAAGCTGCGTGACAAAATCGTGGGCGTTATCGAGGTCCTGAATGCCGGCTATAGCGGTCCGCTGTCGGAGGAAGATTTGGATATATTCTCCGCATTCGCCAATACGGCCGCAATTGCGCTGCAAAATGCGCGCCTGTTCGCTGCCATTCAATATTCATTGGAACACATCTGCGACCTGCTCAAGTCGGGAGCGCTCATGACGGACGAGAGCGGCGAGCTGGTCATGATCAATACTATCGCGAGGGAATTGCTCGGTTTTTCGAATGGCGATGCAGTGACAACTCGGGATATAGCGGAACTGAAAGCGGACAAAAGCATCTCGTCTCTGCTCCAGGCTGCCTTTGATCAAGCGAAGCCGGTGAAAGAGGTTGTACAATTGGGACAAGATGGGGGAAAGAAAGTACAAGTTGATGTCGCCCCCGTCATCGATCCAAACGGAATGAAAATAGGGACGGTCGCCGTCCTCAATGAGGTCTGA
- a CDS encoding rRNA pseudouridine synthase, which translates to MRLQRFLALSGVASRRASEALITSGRVSVNGRIVTRLGTNVDPQRDTVEVDGKSVQEERKLYVLLNKPAGYLTAVADARGRSTVSDLVAGLPARLYPVGRLDMDTEGVLLLTNDGDFSFRLAHPRFGVEKVYHATVAGKPGAADIEALKRGVDIGGVVTSPAKVRMFKAGSRHSTIEITIHEGRKRQVKRMCKAIGHPVIRLRRIEYGGIRLGNLKPGQHRLLTHAEIESLRRKTELNV; encoded by the coding sequence ATGAGACTACAACGGTTCCTTGCGCTCTCCGGTGTCGCCTCTCGCCGGGCAAGCGAAGCCCTTATCACCTCCGGCCGGGTCAGTGTCAACGGCCGGATAGTCACTCGCCTCGGGACAAACGTGGACCCTCAGCGTGATACCGTCGAGGTCGACGGCAAGAGCGTTCAAGAAGAACGCAAACTGTACGTGCTGCTCAACAAGCCGGCAGGATACTTGACCGCCGTCGCCGACGCGAGAGGACGCTCGACGGTTTCAGACCTGGTCGCGGGCCTGCCCGCACGTCTGTATCCCGTCGGCCGGCTGGATATGGATACAGAAGGCGTTCTCCTGCTCACCAATGACGGCGACTTCTCATTCCGGCTTGCGCATCCCCGGTTCGGTGTTGAGAAGGTGTATCATGCGACAGTCGCCGGCAAGCCCGGTGCGGCCGATATCGAGGCGCTCAAGCGTGGAGTGGATATCGGCGGAGTGGTAACCTCACCGGCGAAAGTCCGCATGTTCAAAGCCGGAAGCCGGCATTCGACAATAGAGATCACCATTCACGAAGGGCGAAAGCGACAGGTGAAGCGAATGTGCAAGGCGATCGGTCACCCTGTGATCCGCCTGCGGCGGATCGAGTATGGCGGGATTCGCCTCGGCAACCTCAAGCCCGGACAACATCGACTTCTCACTCACGCCGAAATCGAAAGTCTCCGTCGAAAGACGGAATTGAATGTGTGA
- the rplU gene encoding 50S ribosomal protein L21, protein MYAIVKTGGKQYRVAEGDIIKVEKLSADIGETVTFRDIALLEKEGTAVADPKQLEAVTVEGKVLGLEKAKKITTMKAKRRKGYKKKIGHRQTHTRLQITKITG, encoded by the coding sequence ATGTATGCCATCGTGAAGACCGGCGGCAAACAGTATCGGGTTGCCGAAGGCGACATCATTAAAGTGGAGAAGCTCAGTGCCGATATCGGCGAGACGGTTACATTTAGAGATATAGCCTTGCTCGAGAAGGAAGGAACCGCGGTCGCCGACCCGAAGCAACTGGAGGCGGTGACTGTCGAGGGAAAGGTGCTCGGCCTGGAAAAGGCGAAAAAGATCACTACTATGAAGGCGAAGCGCCGCAAGGGCTACAAGAAAAAGATCGGGCATCGGCAGACTCATACCCGGCTTCAGATTACAAAGATTACTGGATAG
- the aroF gene encoding 3-deoxy-7-phosphoheptulonate synthase, translated as MIIIMKHEASERDLEHVIEVIEKLGYKAHLIRGVERTVVGAVGDERGKARLESLRTLSGVENVVPILKPFKLVGRQLKQEKTEIDVSGVVIGGNEIQVMAGPCSVESREQILEIANAIRQGGAKILRGGAFKPRTSPYSFQGLEERGLEMLAEARERTGLKIVTEVMDPHNVDLVARYADILQVGARNMQNFALLKCLGKIDKPVLLKRGMMSTIEEFLMSAEYILSEGNYKVILCERGIRTFETATRSTLDLNAIPVIKSLSHLPVIVDPSHATGRWDLVLPMSKASIAAGADGLMIEVHPHPEEAYSDGFQSLLPERYFALMKEIKPLVSAMARTMG; from the coding sequence ATGATTATTATAATGAAGCATGAAGCGTCCGAGCGGGATTTGGAGCACGTCATCGAGGTGATTGAGAAGCTTGGATACAAGGCCCACCTGATTCGTGGAGTGGAGCGGACCGTTGTAGGGGCGGTCGGCGATGAACGAGGTAAGGCCCGCCTTGAATCATTGCGAACGCTTTCCGGAGTCGAGAACGTTGTGCCGATTTTGAAGCCCTTCAAGCTCGTTGGCCGCCAGTTGAAACAGGAGAAAACTGAAATCGATGTATCGGGAGTCGTTATCGGAGGCAATGAGATTCAAGTCATGGCCGGCCCGTGCAGTGTCGAATCGCGAGAGCAGATTCTCGAGATAGCGAACGCGATAAGACAGGGAGGCGCCAAAATCCTGCGCGGCGGCGCATTTAAGCCACGCACCTCACCGTACAGTTTCCAGGGCCTCGAGGAGAGGGGGCTCGAAATGCTGGCCGAGGCGCGCGAGCGGACCGGATTGAAAATTGTGACCGAAGTAATGGATCCACACAACGTGGATTTGGTGGCGCGGTATGCTGACATCCTGCAGGTGGGCGCTCGAAACATGCAGAACTTTGCCCTGCTGAAATGTCTCGGAAAGATAGATAAGCCGGTCCTCCTCAAGCGCGGCATGATGTCAACCATTGAGGAGTTTCTGATGTCGGCCGAATACATTCTGTCGGAGGGCAATTATAAGGTGATCCTGTGCGAGCGAGGCATACGGACCTTTGAGACCGCCACAAGGAGCACGTTGGATCTGAACGCAATACCCGTGATCAAGAGTCTGAGTCATCTGCCCGTCATCGTCGACCCGAGTCATGCGACCGGCCGATGGGATCTCGTACTGCCGATGTCGAAGGCTTCGATAGCCGCCGGAGCCGACGGGTTAATGATTGAAGTGCATCCGCATCCGGAAGAAGCGTATTCCGACGGATTCCAGTCGCTCTTGCCCGAGCGCTACTTCGCACTGATGAAGGAAATCAAACCGCTGGTTTCAGCTATGGCCAGAACAATGGGGTGA
- a CDS encoding GNAT family N-acetyltransferase, translating into MPAFIVEPIELGRHDLAQILAEIVQEASNQLGTRQARALAKIWKALIEKGSGFILINDGKCTGIILYTAEYELRFSSFLSESSARKLPQNITICLCCTIRGKTSWKREQETLLLKTAISRLRMEPSVETIAVQCPPLYRADIEGILSAIGFMNCHRIRMQRSLSGRISAGGGPPGSRFEVPTENDADQLGGIIYHGYFSEIDGYLFPDISAVCSDSDLFKEFITNRSIHLPASILARVQGHPSGCVISLAGDAPSSGLIGIVAVVPEMRRRGVGKAMLLRVLRNYQEIGYERASLAVTVENTPAVSLYESIGFQEASRRTNISVWRRSVSRPLMNFRR; encoded by the coding sequence ATGCCAGCATTCATAGTTGAACCGATTGAGCTGGGCAGACATGATCTCGCACAAATTCTTGCCGAGATTGTGCAGGAAGCGTCAAATCAATTGGGGACAAGACAGGCGCGGGCACTGGCGAAGATCTGGAAAGCCCTGATTGAAAAAGGTTCAGGCTTCATTCTGATCAATGATGGCAAGTGTACGGGCATAATCCTCTATACCGCCGAATACGAGCTGCGTTTTTCTTCTTTTTTAAGCGAGTCGAGCGCGCGAAAACTTCCGCAAAACATAACCATTTGCCTCTGCTGCACGATCCGGGGAAAAACCAGTTGGAAACGTGAGCAGGAGACTCTCCTGCTGAAAACGGCAATCTCTCGCCTTCGGATGGAGCCTTCCGTTGAAACGATTGCCGTGCAATGCCCGCCGCTCTACCGCGCCGACATCGAAGGCATTCTCTCTGCAATCGGTTTCATGAATTGTCATCGGATTCGAATGCAGCGTTCGCTTTCGGGCAGGATTTCGGCCGGCGGCGGACCGCCAGGATCCAGATTCGAAGTACCCACCGAGAACGACGCCGATCAATTGGGTGGAATCATATATCATGGGTATTTCTCGGAGATTGATGGCTATCTTTTTCCCGACATTTCCGCAGTCTGTTCCGACAGCGACCTGTTCAAGGAATTTATCACCAATAGGTCCATTCACCTGCCCGCCTCGATTCTTGCGCGCGTGCAGGGACATCCGAGCGGGTGCGTTATCTCGCTTGCAGGAGATGCTCCTTCGAGCGGTTTGATCGGGATAGTGGCCGTTGTTCCGGAGATGAGGCGCCGCGGTGTCGGGAAGGCAATGCTCCTTCGAGTTTTGCGGAACTACCAAGAGATCGGATACGAGCGTGCTTCCCTCGCGGTTACGGTTGAGAACACGCCGGCGGTCTCCCTCTACGAGTCCATCGGTTTTCAGGAAGCCAGCCGGCGCACAAACATCTCCGTTTGGCGGCGCAGCGTGTCGCGCCCTCTGATGAACTTCCGGCGCTGA
- a CDS encoding glutamate-5-semialdehyde dehydrogenase, producing MKQDPLEQSVLDTALASRSAARKLAGLSSQAKNEGLSAIAKNLRARTKDIQKKNGADIERAKQAGLSAALIDRLTLTESRIEAMAAGVEEVAMLPDPVGEVLRMWKRPNGLRIGKVRVPIGVIGFIYESRPNVTVDAAALCIKSGNAIILRGGSEAIESNSIIADVIAEGLGRARLPEAAVQLIRTTDRSAVGIMLKLDRYIDLIIPRGGKSLIKRVVENSTIPVIMHYDGICHTYVDEFADLAMADSICMNAKVQRPGVCNAMETLLVHAAVSENFIPQIVERMRAAGVEIRGCERTRHLVPGVIAATEEDWRTEYLDLILSVKVVNSIEEAIDHISRYGSAHSDAIVTENYSRAQQFLEEVDSSAVFVNASTRFNDGFEFGLGAEIGISTNRLHCRGPMGLEELTTTKYIVYGNGQVRQ from the coding sequence ATGAAACAGGATCCACTCGAACAATCGGTGCTCGATACCGCGCTTGCCTCGCGTTCGGCCGCGCGGAAACTCGCCGGCCTCTCCTCACAGGCGAAAAATGAGGGACTGAGCGCGATCGCGAAAAACCTGCGGGCGCGAACAAAAGACATCCAGAAAAAAAATGGGGCCGATATCGAGCGCGCGAAACAGGCGGGGCTGTCGGCCGCTCTCATAGACAGGCTCACCTTGACGGAGAGTCGCATCGAAGCGATGGCCGCAGGGGTGGAAGAAGTCGCCATGCTGCCCGATCCCGTCGGCGAGGTTCTCCGGATGTGGAAACGCCCGAACGGGCTGCGCATTGGAAAGGTTCGGGTTCCCATCGGGGTCATCGGATTCATTTACGAGTCGCGCCCGAATGTCACCGTCGACGCTGCGGCGCTCTGCATAAAAAGCGGCAACGCGATCATACTTCGTGGAGGCTCCGAGGCGATCGAGTCCAATTCAATTATAGCCGACGTCATCGCCGAAGGACTCGGACGCGCCCGTCTGCCGGAAGCGGCCGTCCAATTGATTAGAACAACCGACCGGTCCGCCGTCGGAATCATGCTGAAACTCGACAGATACATTGACCTGATTATTCCGCGCGGGGGGAAATCGCTTATCAAGCGCGTGGTGGAGAACTCGACCATCCCGGTCATCATGCATTACGACGGCATTTGTCACACCTATGTCGACGAGTTTGCCGATCTCGCCATGGCCGACAGCATCTGCATGAATGCAAAGGTGCAGCGGCCCGGCGTCTGCAACGCAATGGAGACTCTGTTGGTGCACGCGGCCGTTTCCGAGAATTTCATCCCGCAGATTGTGGAACGAATGAGGGCAGCCGGAGTGGAGATCCGCGGGTGCGAGAGAACCCGCCATCTGGTTCCCGGCGTGATTGCTGCAACCGAAGAGGATTGGCGGACCGAATATCTGGACCTGATTCTATCTGTGAAGGTAGTCAATTCCATCGAAGAGGCCATCGACCATATTTCCCGCTATGGGTCCGCTCACTCAGATGCAATCGTGACGGAGAATTACTCTCGGGCCCAGCAGTTTCTGGAAGAAGTCGACTCGTCCGCAGTTTTCGTGAATGCATCCACCCGCTTCAATGACGGGTTTGAATTCGGTCTCGGAGCGGAAATCGGCATCAGCACCAATCGGCTTCACTGCCGCGGCCCAATGGGGCTGGAGGAGCTTACTACCACCAAATACATCGTCTACGGAAACGGTCAGGTCCGGCAGTAA